The following coding sequences are from one Anaerolineae bacterium window:
- a CDS encoding thioredoxin family protein, with amino-acid sequence MPAATLLVYIASHCPTSRYSRELAMEMADAFPELDVTVIDVDAPAALPPREAEVLFTPGYFLNGRLVAYGNPRREELERVVRQALAGEG; translated from the coding sequence ATGCCTGCCGCGACCCTGTTGGTGTACATTGCCAGCCATTGTCCCACTTCGCGCTATTCCCGGGAGCTGGCGATGGAGATGGCGGATGCGTTCCCGGAGCTGGATGTAACGGTGATTGATGTGGATGCGCCGGCGGCACTTCCGCCGAGGGAAGCAGAGGTCCTGTTTACCCCGGGGTATTTCCTCAACGGCCGGCTAGTGGCGTACGGGAATCCCCGCCGGGAGGAGCTGGAGCGGGTGGTGCGGCAGGCGCTGGCCGGCGAAGGATAA